A window of Triplophysa dalaica isolate WHDGS20190420 chromosome 7, ASM1584641v1, whole genome shotgun sequence contains these coding sequences:
- the ep300b gene encoding histone acetyltransferase p300 isoform X2, with translation MADNVLDSGPPSSKRPKLSSPALSVSASDGNDFGSLFDLEHDLPDELINSSDFGLSNGVDSGHLHTSLGGAGALGPLGGSGQDTAAKHKHLSELLRPGAPQSASAATGSPGNPASMGMMGGLGGNPIAQGLGGPQQQQSGMMPQSGMVAGLNRGMMGVHKGNGQPQSMMGGQVMNGAPRMRYGNVNMNAGVAGNGNMLPDTLHQQNAGQQMAQTAVRPQQPGAVNKMGMMGSPGAYGGSYGQCGGQSMGLQNKAAQPNSINQFSMDKKPQHGQNMGAMQSPGVVGCVSGPAGAAAPPAADPEKRKLIQQQLVLLLHAHKCHRREQANGEVRQCNLPHCRTMKNVLNHMTHCQAGKSCQVAHCASSRQIISHWKNCTRHDCPVCLPLKSAGDKRNQQSLLGGAGMGMSGPLGGSLPGGQPSTPNLNPPSQIDPSSIERAYAALGLTYQGNQAANQNQQTPVPTQPGMRPLNNMGGNPMGVNGGVGPQMTNQHSGMLPDSLLHRNMTAQSLMNETSGIGNMGSTATAAPPSAGMRKSWHEDITQDLRNHLVHKLVQAIFPTPDPAALKDRRMDNLVAYARKVEGDMYESANSRAEYYHLLAEKIYKIQKELEEKRRTRLQKQGMMPTQPGMPNSALPQAPTGMNQTQPPNGPHSDPSLGQPTGPTQMVNRMQNPAGMNQFAQVGMPQSMGQRATPPLPMGANLNQMSMQGAPRMAQPNVNHLQNQYMQNQFSATGPGLGKGTVGLNQPTGQATMSQSQNQMSTPPSLAVRSPVAPSQPALSGSGTATGPQGPPSSLSLPSQQPGLHAHCSPLRQNSPSPARSLTPTPAPHQTPPHLPGNQTPQPHTPNSTTTMAPPATQLPPVAQGVGSEKGSQLQQQAHGGGAPGGPHTGHASSVPSQNAHGLCAHPHTPLSQKSSLTADGQASSPASVSSADPSSQLTSSEPKTDPKTEVKQEEEDENEMEDKASGKMAAMQSEIKMVEKPEIKKEEPDSDDCKTEPMETLTGSTVEDKKPEVKIEPKEEEGANSTPANTQSKKKVFKPDELRQALMPTLEALYRQDPESLPFRQPVDPQLLGIPVRIRTSNKTNLDYFDIVKNPMDLSTIKRKLDTGQYQEPWQYVDDVWLMFNNAWLYNRKTSRVYKYCSKLAEVFEQEIDPVMQEMGYCCGRKLEFSPQTLCCYGKQLCTIPRDAAYFSYQNRYHFCEKCFNEIQGENVSLGDDPTQPQTSINKDQFQRKKNDTLDPELLMECTDCGRKMHQICVLHNETIWPTGFVCDGCLKKANATRKENKYAAKRLPQTKLGNFLETRVNEFLKRQPHPESGDVTVRVVHVSDKVVEVKPGMKSRFVDSGEMCESFPYRTKAMFAFEEIDGTEVCFFGMHVQEYGSDCPPPNQRRVYISYLDSVHFFQPRHLRTGVYHEILIGYLEYVKRMGFVTGHIWACPPSEGDDYIFHCHPSDQKIPKPKRLQEWYKKMLDKAVAERIIHDYKDIFKQATEDRLTSAKELPYFEGDFWPNVLEESIKELEQEEEERKREENNTSSESIDATSGDSKNAKKKNSKKTSKNKSSLSRANKKKPGMPNVSNDLSQKLYASMEKHKEVFFVIRLIAGPAANSLPPISDADPLMACDLMDGRDAFLTLARDKHLEFSSLRRAKWSSMCMLVELHNQSQDRFVYTCNECKHHVETRFHCTVCEDYDLCITCYNTKGHEHKMEKLGLGLDDESNNPAAASNQNPGDSRRLSIQRCIQSLVHACQCRNANCSLPSCQKMKRVVQHTKGCKRKTNGGCPICKQLIALCCYHAKHCQENKCPVPFCLNIKHKLRQQQLQHRLQQAQMLRRRMATMQRAGQPPPCGGGPPGSLPSPGNNGATGPSTPTSVGTQPATPQTPTQLTPNHPSMPQPGVGGVQAGTPQQPQQHPTHHQFQQMQGASGMMTSPQQQMVPMPQQQAGQLPHPHTQYGPHSTGPSPNPQSQGKPGLGPATPPQLPSNPGSAPMSQQQQPTGPPAAAVEIAMKIQQVADAQRKMAHVQLLQRQAAQAGMIPQHPHHQQPQGQMGVTHPGMGMVGAQGLAQQSQTPANRAQMEQQQPQGPQGMMLGAGAMQQQAQQASVQGQMAPQMLQQRMNPQLQPQQQQWAGQGMQPQPRPAMMGQPGMVAMQSQQPPQQQQQPPPQQQQMQQQQQQPQIPNRNALMSMVQAGLQSGIASGAAAGNLPQGALQELLRTLRSPSSPLQQQQVLNILRSNPQLMAAFIKQRVHKYKGGTGGPPGPQGGPGPMGGQHVGVNSGMPQSGMHIGQGVNMQTQLTQLQQQQQIQQQQQQQMQQQQQIQQQQQIQQQQQQQMQQQQQMQQQQMQQRPLLQQQVTALQQQQQQQQQQQQQGIQGQGAPNMANMNPQFRELLLRRQLHLQQQQQQQQQQQQQQQQQQQQQQQQQQQQQQMANHAPFQQQQGYMGQQGNMQIPPGGQSLPGVQPGQQQNFSGNHAQQQAAVTLQQRLQQQHQLHMQQQQNAASQGPDMGPGGGPQPTQVGPGPQTSQALLQQALHQRMLQQQQHLSGASSAQQNNPMSPQQQMSQSPHLQGQQLPNSLSSQVCSPQPSPRPQSQPPHSSPSPRLQPQPSPHRISPQTQTGSPHPSHLQQHHSGRAPPPPPSQQSQHNSKDPSGFGAEQNAMLSQLSGMAGLHGPGANDMLPSSGKDLGMTMNHNPLDI, from the exons ATGGCCGATAATGTGCTGGACTCCGGTCCGCCTTCATCAAAGAGGCCTAAATTGTCTTCCCCTGCACTGTCGGTCTCCGCGAGCGATGGAAATG ATTTTGGCTCTCTGTTTGACCTGGAACATGACCTCCCTGATGAACTCATCAACTCGTCTGACTTTGGCCTTTCTAATGGTGTGGACTCCGGACACTTGCACACCAGTCTGGGTGGAGCGGGGGCATTGGGACCTCTGGGTGGCTCAGGCCAGGACACTGCTGCCAAACACAAGCACCTCTCTGAACTGCTCCGCCCTGGCGCCCCTCAGTCTGCCTCTGCCGCTACGGGCAGCCCGGGAAACCCAGCCTCCATGGGGATGATGGGAGGCCTGGGTGGCAACCCCATTGCACAGGGTTTGGGTGGCCCTCAGCAGCAGCAGTCCGGCATGATGCCACAATCTGGCATGGTGGCTGGACTGAACCGGGGAATGATGGGAGTCCATAAAGGGAACGGACAGccgcaaagcatgatgggagGGCAGGTGATGAACGGTGCGCCTAGAATGCGCTACGGCAATGTGAACATGAACGCGGGTGTTGCTGGTAACGGAAACATGTTGCCGGATACCCTGCACCAGCAAAATGCAGGGCAGCAGATGGCACAGACGGCTGTAAGGCCACAGCAACCAGGAGCTGTGAATAAG ATGGGAATGATGGGTTCCCCAGGCGCCTACGGTGGTTCATATGGTCAGTGTGGAGGACAGTCCATGGGGCTCCAAAATAAAGCAGCTCAACCCAACAGCATTAACCAGTTCAGCATGGACAAGAAACCTCAGCATGGGCAGAACATGGGTGCCATG CAGAGCCCAGGTGTGGTGGGCTGCGTATCCGGGCCAGCTGGGGCAGCGGCGCCTCCTGCAGCGGACCCCGAGAAACGCAAACTCATTCAACAGCAACTGGTGCTGTTACTGCACGCTCACAAGTGCCATCGCAGGGAGCAGGCCAACGGAGAGGTGCGCCAGTGCAACCTGCCCCACTGCAGAACCATGAAGAACGTCCTCAACCACATGACGCACTGTCAGGCCGGCAAATCCTGCCAAG TTGCTCACTGCGCCTCCTCCAGGCAGATCATCTCTCACTGGAAAAACTGCACGAGACACGACTGTCCTGTGTGTTTGCCGCTTAAGAGCGCCGGGGACAAAAGAAACCAGCAAT CTCTGTTGGGAGGAGCTGGTATGGGTATGAGTGGTCCATTAGGGGGGTCTTTACCTGGTGGCCAGCCTTCAACCCCAAACCTAAACCCGCCCAGTCAGATTGACCCGAGCTCCATTGAAAGGGCTTACGCTGCCCTCGGGCTCACCTACCAGGGCAATcaagcagccaatcagaatcaacaGACGCCTGTCCCCACCCAACCTGGCATGAGGCCGCTCAACAACATGG GTGGAAACCCAATGGGAGTAAATGGTGGAGTCGGACCCCAGATGACGAACCAGCATTCCGGAATGCTTCCAGACAGCCTGCTGCACCGAAACATGACAGCTCAGAG tctGATGAATGAAACTTCAGGTATTGGTAATATGGGGTCCACAGCAACAGCCGCGCCTCCCTCTGCAGGAATGAGGAAAAGCTGGCATGAAGACATCACGCAAGACCTACGGAATCACCTGGTGCACAAACT aGTGCAGGCTATCTTCCCCACTCCAGATCCCGCGGCACTGAAGGATCGACGGATGGATAACCTTGTAGCTTATGCGCGAAAAGTAGAGGGCGATATGTATGAATCTGCCAACAGCAGG GCCGAGTATTACCACTTGTTAGCGGAGAAGATTTATAAGATCCAGAAAGAACTGGAGGAGAAGAGGAGAACAAGGCTGCAGAAACAGGGCATGATGCCTACTCAGCCTGGCATGCCAAACAGTGCGCTACCTCAAGCACCGACCGGCATGAATCAGACGCAGCCACCCA ATGGACCCCATTCAGATCCGTCCCTTGGCCAACCAACAGGACCCACCCAGATGGTGAACAGAATGCAGAATCCTGCTG GAATGAATCAGTTTGCTCAGGTGGGAATGCCGCAGTCAATGGGTCAAAGGGCAACGCCACCTCTTCCAATGGGAGCAAACCTCAATCAG ATGAGTATGCAGGGAGCACCTCGAATGGCTCAGCCCAACGTAAACCATCTACAAAACCAGTACATGCAGAACCAGTTTTCGGCTACGGGTCCTGGACTGGGCAAGGGTACGGTCGGCCTAAACCAACCTACAGGGCAGGCGACCATGTCACAG TCTCAGAATCAGATGTCAACTCCGCCGTCGCTGGCTGTCAGAAGTCCTGTAGCTCCGTCCCAGCCAGCATTATCGGGCTCTGGAACCGCCACCGGCCCCCAGGGTCCTCCGTCCAGCCTATCCCTACCTTCTCAACAGCCCGGCTTGCATGCACACTGTTCTCCCTTACGTCAGAACTCCCCTTCTCCCGCACGCAGCCTCACCCCCACCCCTGCCCCGCATCAAACGCCCCCGCATTTGCCGGGTAACCAGACCCCTCAACCCCACACCCCTAATTCTACAACCACTATGGCCCCACCGGCAACGCAGCTGCCCCCAGTGGCACAAGGGGTGGGCTCGGAAAAAGGCAGTCAGTTACAGCAGCAGGCACATGGGGGCGGAGCTCCCGGAGGCCCCCATACAGGGCATGCATCATCTGTGCCTTCCCAGAATGCCCACGGGCTTTGTGCACACCCACACACTCCT CTATCTCAGAAATCGTCTCTTACTGCCGACGGACAGGCATCATCCCCTGCTTCAGTCAGCAGTGCAGATCCCAGCTCGCAACTGACATCATCCGAGCCCAAAACTGACCCCAAAACTGAGGTCAAACAGGAAGAAGAGGATGAGAATGAGATGGAGGATAAAGCCTCAGGGAAAATGGCTGCCATGCAGAGTGAGATCAAGATGGTGGAGAAACCAGAG ATAAAGAAGGAGGAACCTGACAGTGATGACTGTAAGACGGAGCCGATGGAAACGCTGACCGGGTCGACGGTTGAGGACAAGAAGCCGGAGGTGAAGATTGAGCCCAAAGAGGAAGAGGGAGCAAACAGCACCCCAGCAAACACTCAAAGCAAGAAGAAAG TCTTTAAGCCAGATGAGCTCCGGCAGGCTTTAATGCCCACTTTGGAGGCTCTGTACAGACAGGACCCCGAGTCGCTGCCATTCCGGCAGCCGGTGGACCCCCAGTTACTGGGAATACCCGTACGTATTCGAACTAGTAACAAAACTAACCTG GACTACTTTGACATAGTGAAAAACCCGATGGACTTGTCAACTATCAAGCGCAAGCTGGACACGGGTCAGTACCAGGAACCCTGGCAGTATGTGGACGACGTGTGGTTGATGTTTAATAACGCCTGGCTGTATAACCGGAAGACGTCACGGGTGTATAAATACTGCTCCAAACTCGCAGAGGTCTTTGAACAGGAAATCGACCCTGTTATGCAGGAGATGGGCTACTGCTGCGGAAGAAAG CTGGAATTTTCTCCTCAGACTCTGTGTTGCTATGGCAAACAGTTGTGTACTATCCCTCGAGACGCTGCATACTTCAGTTACCAGAACAG GTACCACTTCTGTGAGAAGTGTTTCAACGAAATCCAAGGGGAGAATGTATCCCTGGGAGATGATCCAACGCAGCCTCAAAC GTCCATCAACAAAGACCAGTTTCAACGAAAGAAGAACGACACTCTGGACCCTGAATT GCTGATGGAATGTACGGACTGCGGCCGAAAAATGCATCAGATATGTGTCCTTCACAATGAAACAATATGGCCGACGGG TTTTGTGTGTGACGGTTGTCTGAAAAAAGCCAATGCAACCAGGAAAGAGAACAAATATGCTGCAAAGA GGCTTCCTCAAACGAAGCTGGGTAACTTCTTGGAGACACGAGTGAACGAGTTCCTGAAGCGCCAGCCTCATCCGGAATCCGGTGATGTCACTGTCCGTGTGGTGCATGTCTCTGATAAAGTGGTAGAGGTCAAACCTGGCATGAAGTCTAG GTTTGTAGACAGCGGGGAGATGTGTGAGTCCTTCCCATACAGGACAAAAGCTATGTTTGCATTTGAGGAGATTGATGGAACTGAAGTCTGCTTCTTTGGAATGCATGTGCAGGAGTACGGTTCTGACTGCCCTCCACCCAACCAAAG ACGTGTCTACATCTCCTACCTGGACAGCGTGCACTTTTTCCAGCCTCGTCACCTAAGGACGGGAGTTTATCATGAGATCCTCATTGGATACTTGGAATATGTTAAGAGAATGGGGTTCGTCACTGGTCACATTTGGGCTTGCCCACCAAGTGAAGGCGACGACTACATCTTCCACTGCCATCCGTCCGATCAGAAGATCCCCAAACCCAAACGCTTGCAGGAGTGGTACAAGAAGATGCTTGACAAAGCAGTAGCAGAAAGAATTATACACGACTATAAG GACATTTTTAAACAGGCAACAGAGGACCGCCTGACCAGTGCGAAGGAGCTCCCGTACTTTGAAGGTGATTTTTGGCCTAATGTGTTGGAGGAGAGCATTAAAGAGCTGGagcaggaggaggaagaacGGAAGAGAGAGGAGAACAACACTTCTAGTGAAAGCATTGAT GCAACCAGCGGTGACAGCAAAAAtgccaaaaagaaaaacagcaagAAGACTAGCAAGAACAAGAGCAGCCTTAGCCGAGCCAATAAAAAGAAACCAGGCATGCCAAATGTCTCCAATGATCTCTCCCAGAAGCTCTATGCCTCCATGGAGAAACACAAAGAG GTCTTCTTTGTCATCCGTCTTATCGCTGGCCCCGCTGCCAATTCTCTTCCACCCATTTCGGATGCTGACCCTCTGATGGCCTGTGACCTAATGGACGGGCGAGATGCTTTCCTAACCCTTGCGCGTGACAAACACCTAGAATTCAGCTCTTTGCGGCGGGCAAAATGGAGCTCCATGTGTATGCTGGTAGAACTTCACAATCAGAGCCAGGACCGATTTGTCTACACCTGCAATGAATGCAAGCACCATGTCGAGACACGCTTCCACTGTACAGTTTGCGAG GATTATGATCTTTGCATCACTTGCTACAACACTAAGGGGCATGAGCACAAGATGGAAAAACTTGGTCTCGGTCTTGACGATGAGAGCAACAATCCAGCTGCAGCTTCCAATCAGAACCCCGGCGACTCAAGACGTCTCAGCATCCAACGCTGCATTCAGTCGCTGGTGCATGCCTGTCAGTGCCGCAATGCCAACTGCTCATTGCCGTCCTGCCAGAAGATGAAGAGAGTGGTGCAACATACAAAGGGCTGCAAGCGCAAGACCAATGGTGGTTGTCCAATCTGCAAACAGCTCATTGCTCTATGCTGCTATCACGCCAAACACTGCCAGGAAAACAAGTGTCCTGTGCCCTTCTGTCTCAACATCAAGCACAAGCTTCGTCAGCAGCAGTTGCAGCACAGACTTCAGCAAGCGCAAATGCTGCGTAGACGTATGGCCACAATGCAACGGGCAGGCCAGCCACCACCATGTGGAGGTGGGCCTCCTGGAAGTCTTCCCTCACCAGGTAACAATGGAGCAACCGGTCCTAGCACACCTACGTCTGTCGGAACACAGCCTGCAACTCCTCAAACACCTACGCAGCTGACGCCGAACCATCCATCTATGCCCCAGCCTGGTGTGGGTGGAGTCCAAGCCGGAACTCCCCAGCAGCCTCAACAGCATCCTACCCACCACCAGTTTCAACAGATGCAAGGTGCAAGCGGGATGATGACCTCACCGCAACAGCAAATGGTTCCCATGCCCCAGCAACAGGCAGGACAACTTCCACATCCACACACTCAATATGGTCCTCATTCCACAGGTCCCTCCCCAAATCCACAGTCCCAGGGTAAACCAGGCCTTGGGCCTGCGACTCCTCCGCAACTCCCTAGCAACCCAGGCTCAGCACCAATGTCCCAACAACAGCAGCCCACAGGTCCCCCGGCTGCAGCTGTAGAGATAGCCATGAAGATCCAGCAAGTGGCAGACGCACAGAGGAAGATGGCACATGTTCAGTTGCTGCAAAGGCAGGCTGCGCAAGCTGGGATGATACCCCAGCACCCACACCATCAGCAACCACAAGGACAGATGGGAGTAACCCACCCTGGAATGGGCATGGTTGGGGCACAAGGGTTAGCCCAGCAGTCACAGACGCCAGCGAACAGGGCGCAGATGGAACAACAGCAACCGCAAGGACCTCAGGGAATGATGTTGGGAGCTGGGGCCATGCAGCAGCAAGCTCAACAGGCAAGTGTTCAAGGCCAGATGGCACCACAGATGCTGCAGCAGAGAATGAACCCACAACTCCAGCCTCAGCAGCAGCAGTGGGCAGGGCAGGGAATGCAACCCCAGCCGAGACCTGCCATGATGGGTCAGCCAGGAATGGTTGCAATGCAGTCACAGCAACCAccacagcaacaacaacaaccaccACCACAACAGCAACAAATGCAGCAACAGCAGCAACAACCACAAATTCCAAATCGAAATGCCTTGATGAGTATGGTGCAGGCTGGTCTGCAAAGTGGTATAGCAAGTGGAGCAGCCGCTGGAAACCTGCCCCAGGGAGCCCTCCAGGAATTATTGAGGACCCTGAGATCTCCAAGCTCTCCTTTGCAACAGCAGCAAGTACTCAACATTCTTCGTTCTAACCCACAACTAATGGCGGCGTTTATCAAGCAACGGGTTCACAAGTATAAAGGAGGCACAGGTGGTCCTCCTGGACCACAGGGAGGGCCAGGACCTATGGGAGGCCAACATGTTGGTGTCAATAGTGGGATGCCTCAGTCTGGCATGCACATTGGGCAGGGTGTTAATATGCAGACCCAACTTACTCAACTCCAACAGCAGCAGCAAAtacaacagcagcagcaacaacagatgcaacagcagcagcaaatacaacagcagcagcaaatacaacagcagcagcaacaacagATGCAACAGCAGCAACAGATGCAACAGCAGCAAATGCAACAGCGGCCCCTGTTGCAACAGCAAGTCACTGCCTTacagcagcagcaacaacaacaacaacaacagcaacaacaaggAATTCAAGGCCAGGGAGCTCCAAATATGGCTAACATGAATCCACAGTTCAGAGAGCTATTATTGAGAAGGCAACTACATTtgcagcaacagcagcagcagcaacaacaacaacaacagcagcagcagcagcaacaacaacaacaacagcagcaacaacaacagcagcaacaAATGGCCAATCACGCTCCATTTCAACAACAGCAAGGTTACATGGGTCAGCAAGGTAACATGCAAATTCCTCCAGGAGGCCAGTCATTACCAGGGGTGCAACCTGGCCAGCAGCAGAATTTTTCAGGCAACCATGCACAACAGCAAGCTGCAGTCACCTTGCAACAGAGGCTTCAACAGCAACACCAGTTACACATGCAACAGCAGCAAAATGCGGCATCACAAGGTCCTGACATGGGGCCAGGAGGAGGTCCACAGCCCACACAGGTAGGCCCTGGGCCTCAGACGTCACAGGCACTATTACAGCAGGCCTTGCATCAGCGCATGCTTCAACAGCAGCAACATCTCAGTGGTGCCTCGTCGGCCCAGCAAAACAATCCCATGAGCCCGCAGCAACAGATGTCTCAATCGCCACACCTCCAGGGTCAACAGCTCCCAAACTCTCTTAGCAGCCAGGTCTGTTCCCCTCAGCCCTCCCCAAGACCCCAGTCGCAGCCACCACACTCGAGTCCGTCCCCACGGTTACAACCGCAGCCCTCGCCCCACCGTATCTCGCCTCAGACCCAGACGGGTTCTCCACATCCCAGCCACCTTCAGCAGCACCACTCGGGCAGGGCACCGCCTCCTCCACCTTCCCAACAGTCACAGCACAACTCTAAGGACCCAAGTGGATTTGGGGCCGAACAGAATGCAATGCTATCCCAGCTCAGTGGCATGGCGGGACTCCATGGACCTGGAGCGAATGATATGCTTCCATCAAGTGGCAAGGACCTTGGCATGACCATGAATCACAACCCTTTAGACATATAG